Within Gilvibacter sp. SZ-19, the genomic segment AATCCTATCATTTTCAGCAGATTATTTAGCATTGTACGTATTGAATTCAGAAAATTTTAAGTCAGCAACATCAATTAATGGTTCATTCCTTCTAGAATTTTTTGAATTTACATATTTCAGTCTAATCACTTTTTCATCCGTTGGCTTTGGTGATATAGTGCCTTTAACTATTTCTGGTAAACTCTTGGTAATTATGGAAGTTTTCTTGAGCTTTTTTGTTTTGGTTTTTGGTATTGCCAATATTAATAGAATACACGTTGACAAATAACCCGTTTAATAACTATAATTATGAAAGTACTTAAATTAATTACACTAATGACTGTTCTCATTACAACAGTCAATTTTACAAATGCACAGAATAGTGAGGATACAATAGATAAGCAAGATGTTATCGAAGTAATGAAATCATACAAAGATGCATTACAGAATCTTACAACTGAAGGCACATTCGAGTTGTTTGCTAAAGATTCTGAGGTATATGAATCTGGAGGTGTAGAAGGGAGCTATACTCACTATATAGAACATCATTTGGGACCAGAATTAGGGCACTTTAAAAGTTTTGTATTCTCAGATTACGAAATTGATGTGCAAGTAGATGCGCCATATGCATTTACTACAGAAAGCTATGTTTACACCATCGTATTAAATCCAGACGAAACAGGTAAGTCCCGAACTATTAAGAAAAAAGGAGTAGCAACCTCAATTCTAAAGAAAATAGATGGCCAATGGAAAATTATTAAAACACATTCTTCATCAAGAAACAAAAAGTAGTTGTTAATGGTAGGTAGAAAAACAGCACTAAAAATTAGAAAGGCACATAGATATTTAGGTCTTTTTATCGGGATTCAATTCCTAATGTGGACTATCAGTGGTTTATATTTTAGTTGGACCGATATAGATGATATACACGGTGACCAGTTTAAGAATTTACAGTATCAGCCAAAGGCATTTCAAAACCTTTTAAGTCCTGCTCAATTAGACGTGCCAAAAGGCATACGCACAATAGAACTAAGAGATATAAATAAAATACCCTATTACTGGATAAATGAACAACAGCTTTTCAATGCCTTAAATGGAGAACTAAAATCAGAAATAAGCAAAGACGAGGCAGTTTATGTAGCAAAACAGTATATGAAGAAAGAATTAGAAATTATTAATGTGGAGCGTATCACAGAAGTAGGCAAACAGCACGAGTATCGAGAAAGGCTATTGCCGGCTTATGTGATATCCTATGCAGATAATGAAGCTTTAAAAGCCTATGTGTCAGTAAATGATGGGAAATTCCAAACTGTTAGGCATCGCCGTTGGCGTTGGTTCGATTTTCTATGGATGACACATACAATGGATTATGAAGGTCGAGATAATTTTAACACCACCGTTTTAAGGGCATTCTCATTATTGGGATTAATAACAGTATTGAGTGGGTTTTTACTATGGTATACATCATCACCTACAATCAGAAAGATAATAAAAAAGAAAAATAAATAATATTATGAATAAAAACATCATATACATAGGTGTTGCATTAATTGTTGGCCTACTAGGTGGCTATCTAATATTTGGTGGAGGTTCTGCTGATACTGCAACAAACAAGGTTAAAGACGACCACAATCATTCAGAGGAAATTGCATCAGGTCAAATGTGGACCTGCTCAATGCACCCACAGATAATGCAACCCGAACCGGGTGATTGCCCTATATGTGGTATGGATTTAATACCTGCGGAAACAGGTGCCGATGGATTATTGGCAGACCAGTTTAAAATGACTGAAAACGCAATGGCATTAGCTAATATTCAAACAACAGTAGTAGGGTCAGGAGCCATTGAAGCAGGTACACTTAAACTATCGGGAAAAATAAGGGAAAATGAAGAGTCCAATGCTGTTCAAGTAACTTATTTTGCAGGTAGGATTGAAAAGCTTTATGTGAACTCTACAGGAGAAAGAGTTGGTAAAGGGCAGCGTTTGGCCACTATTTATTCGCCAGAATTGGTGTCCGCCCAGCAAGAACTCTTAACAGCTGCTTCCCTAAAGGAATCTCAACCTGAACTATATTCGGCTGTCCGAAACAAACTCAAATTATGGAAACTTTCAGAAAAGCAAATTAATGCTATTGAGCAGGCAGGAAAAGTGCAGGAATACTTTCCTGTATATGCCACTGTTTCAGGAACTGTTACCCATAAAATGGTGGAAGAAGGTGATTATGTAAAACTGGGTCAACCGCTTTACAAAATAGCAAATTTAAATACTGTTTGGGCAGAGTTCGATGCGTATGAAAACCAAATAGCTTCACTAAAAGAAGGTCAAAGTATAAAAATTGTCACTAACGCATATCCAAATCAAGAGTTTGATGCTAAAATTTCATTTATAGACCCAATTCTTAATTCAGCTACAAGAACCATAGTTGTTCGTGCTGTATTAAATAATAGAAAAGACAAATTTAAACCAGGGATGTTTGTAGAAGGAAAGGTTGAAGGAGCTGAAATGCAGATGAACGAAGCCATCAATGTACCAGCAAGTGCAGTAATGTGGACAGGAGAACGTTCTGTGGTTTACGTTAAGACTAACCCTAATGAGCCAGTTTTTGAAATGCGTGAGGTATTACTTGGTAATGCTAGTGGAGACACCTATACCATTATCGAAGGATTGCAAAATGGTGATGAAATCGTAACAAACGGAACGTTTACGGTTGACGCTGCTGCTCAATTGCAAGGAAAGAAATCTATGATGAATACTGAAGGGGGCAAAACAATGACAGGACACGAAGGGCACTTGGGGATGCAAAATGATGGTTCGGGAGATAAAATGAACAACACAAGTCATTCAGAGATGAACAAAAGAATAGAAGTTGCCAGCAAATTTCAAAATCAATTAAAAAGGGTTTTTGAAGACTATATTCTTCTAAAGGATGCCCTTGTTAATGACAATGCCACAGAAGCACAGACTGCAGCAAAAAAAATAGGTCAGAATCTAGCAAAGGTAGATATGAAATTATTGACTAATGAGGAAGCACATAACCATTGGATGACGATTCAAAAAGAACTGAAAAACTCTGCAAATGCCATTGAAAATAATTCAGATATAGCCACACAAAGAGGTCATTTTAAGCATCTTTCTGCTCATATAACAAGTGGTATAAAGCTTTTTGGAGTTAACCAAAAAGTATACCGTGATTTTTGCCCTATGGCAGATAACAATAAAGGTGCCTTTTGGTTAAGTCTCGAAGAAGAAATTCGTAATCCGTATTACGGAGAAGCAATGCTAAAATGTGGTGAAGTAAGGGAGACTTTAGAATAGGTCAGCCTTAAATAAGAGTTCCATAAAGAAATATATGCAATGGTAAGAAGAGCGATGATGAGTGAGAGTAGAAGAAATAGGAGAAAAGCTGAAAGAAATAAGCGCCGAACTAAGAACAATATCACTAAAAAAGATAGAATTATTGGAATATTGGCCCTAATCATCATATTTATTATAGCCGCTATTGCAGCGTATTTCTATTCACTTTCAAAAGCTGGGATAAAGTTGTTTTAAAAAAAATGAGTTATAAAGTTCACATAAAAAATATGGTATGTCCGCGATGTATCTCTGCGGTATCTAATATTTTGCAAGAACTGAAGATACCATATAGCTCAATAAAATTGGGAGAAGTTGAATTAACAAAATCTTTAAGCGTGGAAAATAAAAACAAGTTTTCCAAAGCACTTCAAGATATTGGATTCAGTTTAATCAACGACCGTAGAAGTCAGCTTATAGAACAGATGAAAACCTTGGTGGTAGACAAAATTTATTACTCATCAGAAGATTTGAACATTAAATGGACAGACTTTATTAGTGAAAAATTGCGCCTGGACTATAAATATTTAAGCTCACTTTTTTCATCAGTAGAGAGTATCACTTTTGAACAGTTTATCATTAACCAAAAAATTGAGCGTGTTAAAGAACTCATCGTTTATGACGAGTTAACCTTAAGTGAAATAGCTTTTCAATTAAATTATAGCAGCGTTGCTTATTTGAGTAACCAATTCAAGAAAGTAACGGGAATGACGCCTACACAGTTTAAAAATAATAGAGATAAGAACAGAAAATCGCTTGATGAATTTTAGGATATTGAGAGTTCAATGCCACTGTTATGTCATATAATCGACTAGTATTTTAAATGAGTTAAAATATTATCCATTGTAGTTCATACTTGTTTTCTATAAATCTTAATTTTAATTGGTTTAACCAATTAAAAAAATTTAAAGATAAACTATGGAAAACAACGAAAAAAAGCCAAATAATTATTTAAAATTTTTCGCAATGATTGGCACCTCAATGGTTGCGATGTTCTTTTTGATGTACACACACTCGTATCAGATTATTGACCATTTCTGGTACAGTGAGACCCGTTTTTTTATGACCCTGATTATGGGTGGGTCGATGGTCATTATTATGCTTCTGTATATGTTAAATATGTACAAAGAGAGAAACAAGAATATTATGATTTTGAGTCTAGGGGTTTTATTGATTGCAGGGGGGATTTGGCTAGTTCGAAGTCAAATAACAGTTACTGGTGTTGACTATATGGAAGGAATGATACCCCATCACTCTATAGCTATTTTAACTAGCGAACGTTCTAAAATAAAAGATGTCAGGGTAAGGAAACTTGCCGATGAAATCATCAAGGCGCAACGTAGGGAAATAATGGAAATGCAATGGTTAATCAATGACATAAAGGAAAATGGAATAGTGGAAACAGAAGAGGAGAGAAAGAATCGCCCAATTCCCACATTTGAAGGTTCGCTTACCGAGGAAACAAAAAATCTAAACGATTAAAAAATATAAGTATACATCATCGATTAAAAGAAAAAGGATTTACCTTAAATAATCTTTCCAATTAGGGAAAGGCTTTAGAGGTTGAAAATCTTTTTTCTTTTAGAGGTTGATAGATTCAAAAAAATTGATTGCTAGCCTGCAAAAGATTCTTAACGAGAATGGTAGATTGAATATTTCCCAAAAACTACATTTACTTTTAGAATATAACATTTGAGATTTTAAGTTATAGTTAATTTGAATGATTTGTTAGTTTTTTTATTTAAGCATTTGCTTAAATAATAATATAAGTATAAATTTGCTAAAATTTTAATTATGGCTCTTGAATTAAGTTGCACCCGTGCCGAGGCAGACCAAAAGCAGTTGATGCGTTGTCGTAACATTTTGAATACAACCTCAGAATTAATCAATAGTGTTGGCAAGGTACTGGCCCTGGCAGGTAATGAGACCAGACTGAAGATACTTTTCCTGCTAAACGAGGAAGGTGAGCTTTGTCCTTGTGATTTTTCAGATATACTGCAAATGAGTGTCCCAGCAATTTCACAACACATTCGAAAGATGAAGGATGCCGGATTAATTTCTTCGAGACGAGATGGTCAAACGTTGTATTACTCTTTGGTCAAAGATTCAAGCGAGGTATTGGAAGGAATTTTCGGCAGGCTTAAAGAAAACAAAAAAGTAGCATAGAATGAATATGGAAAAATCATCAAATACAGTAGCGTACACTGGAATAATTTCAGCAATAGCGGCATCAATATGCTGCATAACCCCAGTTTTGGCATTGATTGCTGGCACAAGCGGAATTGCCTCAACTTTCTCTTGGATAGAACCTCTCAGACCTTATTTAGTAGGGCTAACGATTTTGGTGCTTGGTTTTGCTTGGTATCAAAAACTAAAACCCCAAAAAGAAATTGACTGT encodes:
- a CDS encoding DUF4440 domain-containing protein codes for the protein MKVLKLITLMTVLITTVNFTNAQNSEDTIDKQDVIEVMKSYKDALQNLTTEGTFELFAKDSEVYESGGVEGSYTHYIEHHLGPELGHFKSFVFSDYEIDVQVDAPYAFTTESYVYTIVLNPDETGKSRTIKKKGVATSILKKIDGQWKIIKTHSSSRNKK
- a CDS encoding PepSY domain-containing protein, whose amino-acid sequence is MVGRKTALKIRKAHRYLGLFIGIQFLMWTISGLYFSWTDIDDIHGDQFKNLQYQPKAFQNLLSPAQLDVPKGIRTIELRDINKIPYYWINEQQLFNALNGELKSEISKDEAVYVAKQYMKKELEIINVERITEVGKQHEYRERLLPAYVISYADNEALKAYVSVNDGKFQTVRHRRWRWFDFLWMTHTMDYEGRDNFNTTVLRAFSLLGLITVLSGFLLWYTSSPTIRKIIKKKNK
- a CDS encoding efflux RND transporter periplasmic adaptor subunit; translated protein: MNKNIIYIGVALIVGLLGGYLIFGGGSADTATNKVKDDHNHSEEIASGQMWTCSMHPQIMQPEPGDCPICGMDLIPAETGADGLLADQFKMTENAMALANIQTTVVGSGAIEAGTLKLSGKIRENEESNAVQVTYFAGRIEKLYVNSTGERVGKGQRLATIYSPELVSAQQELLTAASLKESQPELYSAVRNKLKLWKLSEKQINAIEQAGKVQEYFPVYATVSGTVTHKMVEEGDYVKLGQPLYKIANLNTVWAEFDAYENQIASLKEGQSIKIVTNAYPNQEFDAKISFIDPILNSATRTIVVRAVLNNRKDKFKPGMFVEGKVEGAEMQMNEAINVPASAVMWTGERSVVYVKTNPNEPVFEMREVLLGNASGDTYTIIEGLQNGDEIVTNGTFTVDAAAQLQGKKSMMNTEGGKTMTGHEGHLGMQNDGSGDKMNNTSHSEMNKRIEVASKFQNQLKRVFEDYILLKDALVNDNATEAQTAAKKIGQNLAKVDMKLLTNEEAHNHWMTIQKELKNSANAIENNSDIATQRGHFKHLSAHITSGIKLFGVNQKVYRDFCPMADNNKGAFWLSLEEEIRNPYYGEAMLKCGEVRETLE
- a CDS encoding AraC family transcriptional regulator, whose protein sequence is MSYKVHIKNMVCPRCISAVSNILQELKIPYSSIKLGEVELTKSLSVENKNKFSKALQDIGFSLINDRRSQLIEQMKTLVVDKIYYSSEDLNIKWTDFISEKLRLDYKYLSSLFSSVESITFEQFIINQKIERVKELIVYDELTLSEIAFQLNYSSVAYLSNQFKKVTGMTPTQFKNNRDKNRKSLDEF
- a CDS encoding DUF305 domain-containing protein, translating into MENNEKKPNNYLKFFAMIGTSMVAMFFLMYTHSYQIIDHFWYSETRFFMTLIMGGSMVIIMLLYMLNMYKERNKNIMILSLGVLLIAGGIWLVRSQITVTGVDYMEGMIPHHSIAILTSERSKIKDVRVRKLADEIIKAQRREIMEMQWLINDIKENGIVETEEERKNRPIPTFEGSLTEETKNLND
- a CDS encoding metalloregulator ArsR/SmtB family transcription factor, giving the protein MALELSCTRAEADQKQLMRCRNILNTTSELINSVGKVLALAGNETRLKILFLLNEEGELCPCDFSDILQMSVPAISQHIRKMKDAGLISSRRDGQTLYYSLVKDSSEVLEGIFGRLKENKKVA